From a single Osmerus mordax isolate fOsmMor3 chromosome 14, fOsmMor3.pri, whole genome shotgun sequence genomic region:
- the LOC136956593 gene encoding interferon-induced very large GTPase 1-like, which yields MSQSIKDFIAGLKTSEEERSYFLKWMKINLDNLSRTHLSDLRTMYRNVSQNCSEENDLANIRKYIFNSSLGTEHFFREVGQLYEAAMFSVDLKQEIQELPRICAELMLAGSPLELMDGDVSNIPMKWITDVLKELDSLTKPNNKIRVVTVLGCQSSEKSTLLNTMFGVQFAVSSGRCTRGAFMQLIKVKHEFRDEIQCDFIMIIDTEGLKAVQLSEITDNYKHDNELATLVVGVSDISIVNIAMENGSDVRDLLQIVAHAFLRMRESGKMPCCQFVHQNVTDISAPDKNCMDNNILLEQLNEMTRVASRMEKIDECDFTDIIIYKPEENCNLPGLWHGSPPMAPVNEGYSAAVAKLKQQLINTLESQLVAAQTFPEFCEWLEFLWTAIKKENFIFSFRNSLVAEAYNKLCVEFSQWEWKFEKHMYNWLMNAKTRVANYGLNKSEEISGLNTVLQQLTSDANMELHSKREFFLNEVTKYYEKKQGTAHLVEEYRQTFTDMVENRTKVMNSTVKRQLEVAVDVRRSTFTVDSIKRNNRDILNKKVSELVKKCDRGDRPMTDQEIEHEF from the coding sequence ATGAGTCAAAGTATCAAAGATTTCATTGCGGGTTTGAAAACTTCAGAAGAGGAGCGCTCTTATTTCCTCAAGTGGATGAAGATCAACCTGGACAATTTATCTAGAACACATTTGTCTGACCTCAGGACGATGTATCGAAATGTAAGTCAGAACTGTTCTGAAGAAAATGACCTTGCCAACATAcgtaaatatattttcaacagtTCCTTGGGTACAGAGCATTTCTTCAGGGAAGTTGGCCAGCTATATGAGGCAGCCATGTTCTCTGTTGACCTGAAACAGGAAATTCAAGAATTGCCAAGAATCTGTGCTGAGTTAATGTTGGCAGGCTCTCCATTGGAACTGATGGATGGAGATGTGTCTAACATCCCAATGAAGTGGATAACTGATGTTCTGAAGGAACTTGACTCTCTCACCAAACCCAACAACAAGATCAGAGTGGTTACAGTTCTGGGGTGTCAAAGCTCAGAGAAGTCCACTCTTCTTAACACCATGTTTGGAGTTCAGTTTGCTGTCAGCAGTGGAAGATGCACCCGAGGAGCCTTCATGCAGCTGATCAAGGTCAAACATGAGTTCAGAGATGAGATCCAGTGTGACTTCATCATGATCATTGATACAGAAGGTTTAAAGGCTGTACAGTTGTCAGAGATAACTGACAACTATAAACATGATAATGAGCTGGCCACACTTGTGGTAGGAGTGAGTGACATCTCCATTGTGAACATTGCTATGGAAAACGGCTCAGATGTGAGAGACCTCTTGCAGATTGTAGCTCATGCCTTCCTCAGGATGAGAGAGTCAGGAAAGATGCCTTGTTGTCAATTTGTACACCAGAATGTGACAGatatttcagctcctgacaaaAACTGTATGGACAACAATATCCTGTTAGAGCAGCTAAATGAAATGACAAGAGTTGCAAGCAGGATGGAAAAGATTGATGAATGTGATTTTACTGACATCATCATCTACAAACCTGAGGAGAACTGCAACCTCCCAGGTCTGTGGCATGGTAGTCCACCCATGGCTCCTGTCAATGAGGGTTATAGTGCAGCTGTGGCCAAACTGAAGCAGCAGTTGATCAATACTTTAGAAAGTCAGTTAGTAGCTGCTCAAACCTTCCCAGAGTTCTGTGAGTGGTTAGAATTTTTGTGGACAGCAATTAAGAAGGAGAACTTCATCTTCAGCTTCCGCAATAGCCTTGTGGCTGAAGCTTACAACAAGCTGTGTGTGGAGTTTAGCCAATGGGAGTGGAAGTTTGAGAAACACATGTACAACTGGCTGATGAATGCGAAAACAAGGGTGGCAAACTATGGTTTGAATAAATCTGAGGAAATATCTGGCTTGAATACTGTCTTACAGCAGTTGACATCTGATGCAAACATGGAGTTACACAGCAAAAgagagttttttttaaatgaagtgACAAAATATTATGAAAAAAAACAAGGGACTGCCCATCTGGTTGAAGAATACAGACAAACCTTTACAGACATGGTAGAGAACCGAACAAAGGTGATGAACAGCACTGTGAAAAGACAACTGGAAGTTGCTGTGGATGTGAGAAGAAGCACATTCACGGTAGACAGCATTAAAAGAAACAATAGAGATATTCTGAACAAGAAAGTATCTGAACTTGTAAAAAAATGTGATAGAGGGGATCGGCCAATGACTGACCAGGAAATAGAACACGAATTTTAA